The proteins below are encoded in one region of Ferroplasma acidiphilum:
- a CDS encoding sulfite exporter TauE/SafE family protein, with protein MTLLLIALKFLTIVFGSIIAGFIGSLTGLGGGTVLVPVLTLFYGIPFIFAAGASLISTIATSAGSASAYTKKKIANIKIGIGLEIATTTGAIVGSLTLVFIDKHALIWSVYVIFGLVLLFSLIPTIKKIGKEVPPETKPDWSTKLFQLTGSYYDERLRKTIKYHGIRWWLGEIVMFFAGFVSGLLGIGSGALKVLGMDWAMNLPMKVTTTSSNFMIGITAATGSSIYWYEGYINLFIAAATAIGVLIGAFFGAKVLVKISNENIRWIFFAILSFLGFDMVFKGLHLINFLITFSLMIQFFISVIISIVLISLLFYNSKRKEWRKVNEKSRR; from the coding sequence ATGACTTTACTTTTAATAGCATTGAAATTCCTGACTATAGTTTTCGGCTCTATTATTGCAGGATTCATTGGATCATTAACAGGACTTGGCGGCGGAACAGTACTGGTTCCTGTGCTGACATTATTCTACGGCATTCCTTTTATCTTTGCTGCCGGTGCGAGCCTTATTTCTACTATAGCAACATCTGCAGGGTCTGCAAGTGCATACACAAAGAAAAAAATAGCCAATATAAAGATAGGAATAGGATTGGAAATTGCCACCACCACAGGTGCAATAGTTGGGTCTCTTACATTAGTTTTTATTGATAAGCACGCATTGATATGGTCAGTTTACGTTATCTTCGGGCTTGTGCTTTTATTTTCATTAATACCAACAATTAAAAAAATTGGAAAGGAAGTTCCACCTGAAACAAAACCGGACTGGAGCACAAAGTTATTCCAGCTTACCGGCTCTTATTATGATGAAAGGTTGAGAAAAACAATAAAATATCATGGGATTAGATGGTGGCTTGGAGAAATAGTAATGTTTTTTGCAGGGTTTGTTTCTGGACTGCTTGGAATTGGCTCTGGTGCATTGAAAGTCCTGGGGATGGACTGGGCAATGAACCTTCCCATGAAGGTTACAACAACATCAAGCAATTTTATGATAGGAATAACCGCAGCAACAGGGAGTTCAATATACTGGTATGAAGGATATATAAATCTATTCATAGCTGCAGCAACGGCAATAGGGGTTTTAATAGGGGCATTTTTCGGAGCAAAGGTGCTTGTAAAAATTTCTAATGAAAATATAAGATGGATATTCTTCGCAATACTATCATTCCTGGGATTCGATATGGTGTTTAAAGGACTTCACCTCATAAATTTCCTGATCACTTTCTCATTGATGATACAGTTCTTTATATCTGTTATAATATCTATAGTATTAATATCGCTTCTATTTTATAACTCTAAAAGGAAAGAGTGGAGGAAGGTCAATGAAAAATCACGACGATGA
- a CDS encoding GNAT family N-acetyltransferase, with protein MAYMAAGNSFFGYPRGFEIKDSETIMEIIKCSLSEYYTKSLILDLYRAWPQAFIVYDNFDSVVGFIIGAKYSGTEGRILLFAVKQEFRYAGIGKALLTQELNVMIRAGLSTVRLEVRTDNENGIKFYKRNGFSIISTLKNYYSDLSDAYLMWKII; from the coding sequence ATGGCATATATGGCCGCAGGGAACTCATTTTTTGGTTATCCCAGAGGATTCGAAATAAAAGATAGTGAGACTATAATGGAAATAATAAAGTGCTCATTGTCTGAGTACTACACTAAATCCCTGATACTCGACCTTTACAGGGCATGGCCCCAGGCATTTATAGTGTACGACAATTTTGATTCTGTAGTTGGTTTTATTATTGGAGCTAAATATTCCGGCACGGAAGGCAGAATTTTACTGTTTGCCGTTAAACAGGAATTCCGGTATGCAGGTATAGGCAAGGCACTGTTGACACAGGAGTTAAATGTCATGATCCGTGCTGGCCTGTCCACAGTAAGATTGGAAGTGCGCACTGACAATGAAAACGGAATAAAATTTTACAAAAGGAATGGTTTCTCTATTATTTCAACATTAAAAAATTATTACTCGGATTTATCCGACGCTTACCTTATGTGGAAAATAATATAA
- a CDS encoding DUF1634 domain-containing protein, with the protein MKNHDDEIIISYFLKAGVMISVSFIVVGVIILFAKNGGDGFTLSQMSNYNYALAHGIDSKSVSLSKIVSGLSAIDGLYFITVGLWVLIFTPITVVFIGWLSFFDDKNYLYVGMASIVLFNLFFAMLVVPRFLV; encoded by the coding sequence ATGAAAAATCACGACGATGAAATAATAATAAGTTATTTCCTGAAAGCAGGAGTAATGATAAGCGTTTCTTTTATTGTAGTTGGTGTCATAATCCTGTTTGCGAAGAATGGGGGAGATGGATTCACACTATCTCAGATGTCCAATTATAATTACGCACTGGCACATGGAATAGATTCAAAATCAGTATCGCTGAGCAAGATAGTATCAGGCCTTTCTGCAATAGATGGCCTTTATTTTATAACAGTAGGGCTCTGGGTTCTCATATTCACACCTATCACCGTGGTGTTTATAGGCTGGCTTTCATTTTTTGATGACAAAAACTATCTTTATGTGGGAATGGCTTCTATAGTACTTTTCAACCTGTTTTTTGCAATGCTTGTCGTCCCCAGGTTCCTGGTGTAA